One genomic window of uncultured delta proteobacterium includes the following:
- a CDS encoding conserved exported hypothetical protein (Evidence 4 : Homologs of previously reported genes of unknown function) gives MKKFLLCILLLVLPLPAYGSPAEPAPVAAEIPFRPDTAYLADRQALDRLQRDAFRYIWEDGCPVSGMAYESVGAGDFTPVTTGGTGFGIAAIVVATDRGWITREQALARLQTITAFLRDKTARKQYHGAFPHWIDGKTGATIPFGKNDTGADIVETALLMQGLLIARAYFNGPGVEETLRSVITELWEGIDWDWFTNGENSGLYWHWNPDTGFSHGLRILGYNEGFIAYILALSSPTNPVSSSAYDYWTSDKSYQPKELYGYTVAASLPGGGPLFVSQYPFIGLDPRRMADPFVPGGYFTRNVKHTLSNRGYCLYNAPSRNRYSPALWGLTASQIKGGYAANEPSRDSGTIAPTAALSSMPYTPHYSMQVLENLDGPLRENVWGKNGPYDAFSLRDNWFSNSYLAIDQLTMVGMVENYRSGLLWNLLMQDKDVRIGLQVAGITDPQLEEGFPEAVVTLVRKGKGYVADAYDIRRHPDTGLFMIPYWAEDEGEVRFTFHAAGGDEIRSVTETAAKGRNVLTFPQFMPPDGAVLTLTMHKNGKTYSLPVRLH, from the coding sequence ATGAAAAAATTTCTTTTGTGCATTCTTCTTTTAGTACTGCCTCTCCCGGCGTACGGTTCTCCGGCGGAGCCGGCGCCCGTTGCCGCGGAAATTCCCTTTCGCCCCGATACCGCGTACCTCGCCGACCGGCAGGCTCTTGACCGGCTGCAGCGCGACGCTTTCCGCTACATCTGGGAGGACGGCTGTCCGGTTTCCGGCATGGCGTACGAATCGGTCGGGGCCGGGGATTTCACCCCCGTGACTACCGGCGGGACGGGGTTCGGCATTGCCGCCATCGTCGTCGCGACGGACAGGGGTTGGATAACCCGGGAGCAGGCTCTTGCGCGGCTCCAGACCATAACCGCCTTTTTGCGGGACAAAACGGCGCGCAAGCAGTATCACGGCGCGTTTCCCCATTGGATCGACGGCAAAACCGGCGCGACCATCCCGTTCGGCAAGAACGATACCGGCGCGGATATCGTGGAAACGGCCCTCCTGATGCAGGGGCTGCTCATCGCGCGCGCCTACTTCAACGGGCCCGGCGTGGAAGAGACGCTGCGCTCCGTCATTACCGAGTTGTGGGAAGGCATCGACTGGGACTGGTTCACCAACGGGGAAAACAGCGGCCTCTATTGGCACTGGAATCCCGATACCGGCTTTTCCCACGGGCTGCGGATACTCGGCTATAACGAAGGGTTCATCGCCTATATCCTGGCCCTGTCTTCCCCGACGAACCCTGTCAGCAGTTCGGCCTACGATTACTGGACTTCCGACAAGAGCTATCAGCCGAAAGAGCTCTACGGGTATACCGTTGCGGCTTCTCTTCCCGGCGGCGGCCCGCTTTTTGTCAGCCAGTATCCCTTCATCGGCCTCGACCCGCGCCGCATGGCCGATCCCTTCGTGCCCGGCGGGTATTTTACCCGCAACGTCAAACACACCTTGAGCAACAGGGGCTACTGCCTGTATAACGCGCCGTCCAGGAACCGCTACAGCCCGGCGTTATGGGGGCTTACGGCCAGCCAGATCAAGGGCGGGTATGCCGCCAACGAGCCCTCGCGCGATTCCGGCACGATCGCGCCCACGGCGGCGCTTTCCTCCATGCCCTACACGCCGCACTATTCCATGCAGGTTTTGGAAAACCTTGACGGCCCCCTGCGGGAAAACGTCTGGGGAAAAAACGGCCCGTACGATGCGTTCAGCCTGCGGGACAACTGGTTCAGCAACTCCTACCTCGCCATCGACCAGCTGACCATGGTCGGCATGGTGGAAAACTACCGCTCCGGCCTGCTCTGGAACCTGCTGATGCAGGACAAGGATGTGCGGATAGGGCTGCAGGTGGCCGGCATTACGGACCCCCAACTGGAAGAAGGGTTTCCGGAAGCGGTCGTGACGCTGGTCCGCAAGGGAAAAGGCTATGTCGCGGACGCCTATGATATCCGCCGCCACCCGGATACGGGGCTTTTCATGATCCCCTATTGGGCGGAGGACGAGGGGGAGGTCCGCTTTACGTTTCATGCCGCTGGCGGCGACGAGATCCGCAGCGTGACCGAAACGGCCGCGAAAGGGCGGAACGTGCTGACGTTCCCGCAATTCATGCCTCCCGACGGCGCGGTGCTCACCCTGACCATGCACAAGAACGGCAAGACGTATTCCCTGCCGGTCAGGCTGCACTGA
- a CDS encoding conserved membrane hypothetical protein (Evidence 4 : Homologs of previously reported genes of unknown function), giving the protein MLEKLKRFIRYWYLRLVRIQATPHNIAMGLAAGVFVGLLPVLPFQTIIAVALAFVVRGSKIAAALGTWISNPLNWVPVYMLFYYVGKAVVPFDVPPFNPSQLEMTEMLEMGWKFFAVMMVGGLVVATPSSIVSYFIAFKGVQAYRVRRQARLRRAPAAPEVESCADTGKDTGE; this is encoded by the coding sequence ATGCTGGAAAAACTGAAACGATTTATCCGTTACTGGTATCTGCGTCTGGTGCGCATCCAGGCAACCCCGCACAATATAGCCATGGGGCTCGCCGCCGGAGTTTTTGTCGGCCTGCTTCCCGTGCTGCCGTTCCAGACGATTATTGCCGTCGCTCTTGCCTTTGTCGTGCGCGGGAGCAAAATCGCCGCCGCCCTCGGGACGTGGATTTCCAACCCGCTCAACTGGGTTCCCGTTTACATGCTGTTCTATTATGTGGGAAAGGCGGTCGTGCCTTTTGACGTGCCCCCGTTCAACCCTTCCCAGCTTGAAATGACGGAAATGCTTGAAATGGGATGGAAGTTTTTTGCCGTCATGATGGTTGGAGGCCTCGTCGTTGCGACTCCTTCGTCCATTGTCTCGTATTTTATTGCGTTTAAAGGCGTTCAAGCCTACCGCGTCCGGCGTCAGGCCCGGCTCAGACGCGCTCCCGCTGCTCCGGAGGTGGAAAGCTGTGCGGACACGGGTAAAGACACCGGCGAATAA
- the rlmH gene encoding Ribosomal RNA large subunit methyltransferase H has protein sequence MPQIHLIAVGRLREPHWKAAAEAYAKRLKHGYELIETVVKDGDATLSAADRTALEGDRILQALKGNLMPVCLDEHGEALTSALFARFIQQCFDTARTPCFIIGGAYGLARPVKERAAKLLSLGPMTLPHELARVLLLEQLYRADSIMRGRPYHHE, from the coding sequence ATGCCCCAGATTCACCTTATCGCCGTCGGCCGGTTGCGCGAGCCCCACTGGAAGGCCGCCGCCGAGGCATACGCAAAACGACTGAAACACGGCTATGAGCTCATCGAAACCGTGGTCAAGGACGGCGATGCGACCCTGTCCGCGGCCGACAGGACGGCCCTTGAAGGCGACCGGATACTCCAGGCGCTGAAGGGCAACCTCATGCCCGTCTGCCTGGACGAACATGGGGAGGCGCTGACCTCCGCGCTGTTCGCCCGGTTTATCCAGCAGTGTTTCGACACGGCCAGAACGCCCTGCTTCATCATCGGCGGGGCTTACGGCCTGGCCCGGCCGGTCAAGGAACGCGCGGCAAAGCTCTTAAGCCTCGGTCCCATGACGTTGCCCCACGAGCTCGCGCGCGTGCTGCTGCTGGAGCAGCTGTACCGGGCGGACTCCATCATGCGCGGCCGCCCGTACCATCACGAGTGA
- a CDS encoding Response regulator receiver modulated diguanylate cyclase translates to MTAPVYNACYVGGNQAIRKALADVWDPAVANWTFFDTGREATGVLLTSPPDILLCSMTLPDMSGIDVARLLKEENVYSQVPVVMCLSPEEAEAYADWHNLVADDFFVFPCPIPVIRARLDLAMGRATRTLDANPLSRLPGNTSIIKHTQGLIDKNQDFALGYCDLDYFKPFNDKYGFARGDEVLMMTSRIILNSVHDQALPFSFVGHIGGDDFVFIVPVGAAEAVSKKIVSAFDAIIPQFYDAEDLAKGCIVSVDRQNNVCTFPLMAISVAVVFNRNGNLKHYGEASSLAMGLKKVAKKSVTSSYALDQRRS, encoded by the coding sequence ATGACGGCACCCGTGTACAACGCCTGCTATGTGGGCGGCAACCAGGCCATACGCAAGGCGCTTGCCGACGTGTGGGACCCCGCCGTCGCCAACTGGACGTTTTTTGATACCGGCCGCGAGGCCACCGGCGTACTCCTGACATCGCCGCCGGATATTCTGCTCTGTTCCATGACGCTGCCGGACATGTCGGGCATTGACGTCGCGCGGCTTCTCAAGGAGGAGAACGTCTATTCCCAGGTGCCGGTCGTGATGTGCCTTTCCCCTGAGGAAGCCGAAGCGTACGCCGATTGGCACAACCTCGTCGCCGACGATTTTTTTGTTTTCCCATGCCCCATCCCGGTCATCAGGGCGCGCCTCGACCTCGCCATGGGCAGGGCCACGCGCACCCTTGACGCCAACCCCTTGAGTCGGCTGCCGGGCAACACGTCCATCATCAAGCATACGCAGGGGCTTATCGATAAAAACCAGGATTTCGCTCTGGGGTACTGCGATCTGGACTATTTCAAGCCGTTCAACGACAAGTACGGGTTCGCGCGCGGGGACGAAGTGCTCATGATGACCTCACGGATCATCCTCAATTCGGTCCATGACCAGGCGCTGCCGTTTTCTTTCGTGGGGCATATCGGCGGCGACGATTTTGTCTTCATTGTGCCGGTCGGCGCGGCGGAAGCGGTCAGCAAAAAGATCGTATCCGCGTTCGACGCCATTATTCCCCAGTTTTACGATGCCGAGGATCTCGCCAAAGGCTGCATCGTCTCCGTGGACAGGCAGAACAACGTCTGCACGTTCCCGCTCATGGCCATTTCCGTTGCCGTCGTCTTCAACAGGAACGGCAACCTTAAGCACTACGGGGAGGCCTCAAGCCTCGCCATGGGGCTGAAAAAGGTCGCCAAGAAATCCGTTACCAGTTCCTACGCGCTCGACCAGCGGCGTTCGTGA
- a CDS encoding Metal dependent phosphohydrolase: MTNDLTTEYKGRILQVASLPVMPTTLDEVNRLMESPDVSTDKIAKAISYDQAMAAKVLRMVNSPIYGFPGRISSLQHALTLLGLNVIRGVILSTAVFDAMNAGMAGLWDHSLGCSLACSQIARETGKKNPEEFAVAGLLHDIGKAVFSLQIPEAKKEVDWLVASQDISFFEAEIRILGFGHDRINKWLSEHWNLPLVIKEGMVHHHDPMKAEFHPEVAAVVQLGDFFARIYDCGFGGDRGVNAVDPRCLKILGLNQKKVEGLLDSVGEEIVNVLAQLKG; encoded by the coding sequence ATGACCAACGATCTGACGACGGAATACAAGGGGCGCATCTTGCAGGTGGCAAGCCTGCCCGTCATGCCGACGACGCTGGACGAGGTCAACCGTCTGATGGAGTCGCCGGATGTCTCCACGGACAAGATCGCGAAAGCCATCAGCTACGACCAGGCCATGGCCGCCAAAGTGCTGCGCATGGTCAACTCCCCGATTTACGGGTTTCCCGGCCGGATATCCTCGTTGCAGCACGCCTTGACGCTGCTGGGGCTGAACGTGATCCGCGGGGTCATTCTCTCAACCGCCGTGTTCGACGCCATGAACGCCGGCATGGCGGGTTTGTGGGACCACAGCCTCGGCTGCTCGTTGGCTTGCTCGCAAATTGCCAGGGAGACGGGGAAAAAGAACCCCGAGGAGTTCGCGGTTGCCGGGCTGCTGCACGATATTGGCAAGGCCGTGTTTTCCTTGCAAATTCCCGAGGCGAAGAAGGAAGTCGACTGGCTTGTGGCGTCGCAGGATATCAGTTTTTTTGAGGCGGAGATCCGCATCCTCGGCTTCGGCCATGATAGGATCAACAAATGGCTTTCCGAACACTGGAATTTGCCCCTGGTCATCAAGGAAGGCATGGTGCACCACCACGACCCCATGAAAGCGGAATTCCATCCGGAAGTTGCGGCGGTCGTGCAACTGGGTGATTTTTTCGCCCGGATTTATGATTGCGGGTTCGGCGGGGACAGGGGCGTTAACGCCGTTGATCCCCGGTGCCTGAAAATACTCGGCTTGAACCAGAAAAAGGTTGAAGGGCTGCTCGATTCCGTGGGTGAGGAAATAGTGAACGTCCTTGCGCAGTTGAAAGGGTAA
- a CDS encoding hypothetical protein (Evidence 5 : No homology to any previously reported sequences), with translation MVLAQGVSRQGEGPVLVGAGVALTESIIDRIRQAGVGTICVEGNPLGAQGTVGNLRVVADNLPFLFRRHKDNVFMMTLCTVFSRHFARRMAEQRAMEDAAIEAARNKTKGENDGASAGGAQ, from the coding sequence ATGGTGCTGGCCCAGGGCGTCAGCAGACAGGGCGAGGGGCCGGTTCTCGTGGGGGCGGGAGTCGCCCTCACCGAATCCATCATTGACCGCATCCGCCAGGCGGGGGTGGGGACTATCTGCGTTGAGGGCAACCCCCTCGGCGCCCAGGGAACGGTAGGGAACTTGCGCGTCGTGGCGGATAACCTGCCGTTTTTGTTCCGCCGTCACAAGGATAACGTGTTCATGATGACGCTCTGCACGGTTTTTTCCCGTCATTTTGCCCGTCGGATGGCCGAGCAGCGGGCCATGGAAGATGCTGCCATAGAAGCCGCCAGGAACAAGACGAAGGGAGAAAATGACGGCGCTTCCGCCGGGGGCGCGCAATGA
- a CDS encoding putative Nta operon transcriptional regulator (Evidence 3 : Function proposed based on presence of conserved amino acid motif, structural feature or limited homology) yields the protein MKLVFFCFYNIRKPLNAMAKTRDNQSYKEKVYKSLKKAITNCALRPGEVVNERKLAAKLAVSRTPVREALYALRDEGWVSIVPWKGAFVRPVTYSDINECMHLRLAIEPYAVELATPFIGAKELAYFDSLMEWQKSLAGKEDAGEFITIDQNFHLYFAELTKNGRLISILRTLRDIHLRLGVEAVRLKQRYSMTLREHLAIVAALRDKDGKAAAYAMREHLLLTREALLEIFATSTKENNTP from the coding sequence ATGAAACTGGTATTTTTCTGCTTTTATAATATCCGGAAACCATTGAACGCCATGGCAAAAACCCGAGATAACCAGTCATACAAAGAAAAAGTATACAAATCTTTGAAAAAGGCGATCACCAATTGCGCGTTGCGTCCCGGCGAGGTTGTCAACGAACGCAAGCTTGCCGCGAAGCTCGCCGTGAGCAGGACCCCCGTGCGGGAAGCGCTGTACGCGCTGCGGGACGAGGGGTGGGTGAGCATTGTCCCCTGGAAGGGGGCCTTTGTCCGGCCGGTCACCTATTCGGACATCAACGAGTGCATGCATTTGCGTCTCGCCATTGAACCCTACGCCGTGGAGCTCGCCACCCCGTTTATCGGGGCCAAGGAACTGGCGTATTTCGATTCGCTCATGGAATGGCAAAAAAGCCTTGCCGGCAAGGAAGACGCCGGTGAATTCATTACCATAGATCAAAATTTCCACCTCTATTTCGCCGAACTGACCAAGAACGGAAGACTCATCAGTATTCTGCGCACCCTGCGGGACATCCATCTCCGTCTCGGCGTGGAAGCGGTGCGGCTCAAGCAGCGGTACAGCATGACGCTGCGCGAGCATCTGGCCATTGTCGCCGCGTTGCGCGATAAAGACGGCAAAGCCGCGGCCTATGCCATGCGGGAACACCTTCTGCTGACGCGCGAAGCGCTTTTGGAAATTTTCGCCACATCCACAAAGGAGAACAACACGCCATGA
- a CDS encoding Nitrilase/cyanide hydratase and apolipoprotein N-acyltransferase → MKVASIQLELNDSRTKEQVVAYALSMMDKCKGYDLLILPELWNIGFANYDRYYAESEPLDGYTASAIAGKARELGAYVHGGSFVEARDGKYYNTSVLFDRTGKLIGTYSKLHLFTYKSREPELLTPGSGISVIDTEFGRMGLSTCYDLRFPEFYRKMADVGLDFILVPACWPYPRNEAWEVLNQARALENTCYLISCNAAGGQAGSMYLGHSKVVDPWGTVVAGTSFREAIVTAEIDPGLVKRVQTAFPVLKDRVL, encoded by the coding sequence ATGAAAGTAGCTTCCATTCAGCTGGAACTGAACGATTCCCGGACCAAGGAGCAGGTCGTCGCATACGCCCTTTCCATGATGGACAAATGCAAAGGGTACGATCTTCTTATCCTGCCGGAACTGTGGAACATCGGGTTTGCCAATTACGACCGCTACTATGCCGAAAGCGAGCCCCTTGACGGCTACACGGCGAGCGCCATTGCCGGGAAGGCCAGGGAACTCGGCGCGTATGTTCACGGCGGCAGCTTCGTGGAAGCGCGCGACGGCAAATATTACAACACCAGCGTGCTCTTCGACCGGACGGGAAAGCTGATCGGCACCTACAGCAAACTCCATTTGTTCACCTACAAGTCCCGGGAGCCGGAACTGCTCACCCCGGGCTCCGGTATCAGCGTCATTGATACGGAATTCGGCAGGATGGGGCTTTCGACCTGCTATGACCTGCGGTTCCCGGAATTCTACCGGAAAATGGCCGACGTGGGCCTGGATTTCATCCTGGTACCGGCCTGCTGGCCCTATCCGCGCAACGAGGCCTGGGAGGTGCTTAATCAGGCGCGGGCCCTGGAAAACACCTGCTACCTCATTTCCTGCAACGCGGCAGGCGGGCAGGCGGGTTCGATGTATCTCGGGCACAGCAAAGTGGTGGACCCCTGGGGAACGGTTGTCGCGGGCACCAGTTTCAGGGAAGCCATCGTCACGGCGGAGATAGATCCCGGCCTGGTGAAGCGGGTGCAGACCGCGTTCCCGGTGCTCAAGGACAGGGTACTGTAA
- a CDS encoding conserved hypothetical protein (Evidence 4 : Homologs of previously reported genes of unknown function): protein MKLTGIVARSNGTLEKVDFTWQYCVAIGYAGRDQASVIAHVEELKAIGVPAPETVPSMYWLDPTRVSSNTELQVVGNGCSGEVEFFAAFDAAGKMYFTIASDHTDRHLETVSVSKAKQACSKIIGNLFWCYDDVKDHWDGILLRSWITEPGQAERIYQDGSLAKILVPEELIRLAKEDLKGKGTFSFFSGTLPLAGKIAYQGSFRMELSDPALKRTIQHKYDVIELPDRN from the coding sequence GTGAAACTTACCGGAATTGTGGCGAGAAGCAACGGGACTCTGGAAAAGGTGGATTTTACCTGGCAATACTGTGTTGCCATCGGCTACGCGGGGCGCGACCAGGCCAGCGTCATCGCGCATGTGGAGGAACTGAAAGCCATCGGCGTTCCCGCGCCGGAGACCGTGCCGAGCATGTACTGGCTTGATCCGACGCGGGTTTCCTCGAATACGGAACTCCAGGTCGTGGGCAACGGGTGTTCCGGTGAAGTGGAATTTTTCGCCGCGTTCGATGCCGCCGGCAAAATGTATTTCACCATCGCCAGCGACCACACGGACAGGCATCTGGAGACGGTCTCCGTTTCCAAGGCCAAACAGGCCTGCTCCAAAATCATAGGAAACCTTTTCTGGTGCTATGACGACGTGAAAGACCACTGGGACGGCATTCTGCTGCGGTCCTGGATCACGGAGCCGGGCCAGGCCGAACGGATCTACCAGGACGGTTCCCTGGCCAAAATTCTGGTCCCCGAAGAGCTGATCCGGCTGGCCAAGGAAGACCTGAAGGGCAAGGGAACGTTCTCCTTCTTCAGCGGAACGCTCCCCCTTGCCGGCAAGATCGCCTACCAGGGCTCGTTCAGGATGGAGTTGTCCGACCCGGCGCTCAAACGGACAATCCAGCACAAATACGATGTGATCGAACTTCCGGACCGCAACTGA
- a CDS encoding TRAP dicarboxylate transporter, DctP subunit encodes MKKCLQLAMVSFVFTLMFSLTAGAAVTIKFAHGGSTEHQYHIGAGFFKKAVEELSNNEIVVQIFPQGQLGSERDAIEGVRMGTIEMAGVAAVGPLPSFVPEMSVLSYPYVLQTRKQAYAVLDGPFGQELNKLISGKKLINLCFWEVGFRHFTSNTKAIKTPADLKNQKIRVQESKSWMEFIKMLGGVPTPIPFGELYSALQQGVVDGQENPIATIYSMRYYEVQKFVSLDGHTYEPVAVLINPNFFNKLSDKHKNIVIAAANTARDLQRAELERLDAERIEVIKKAGVTIEEKPDVAAFMEATKDFGKILDMVPAELVQKFKDAAAAAK; translated from the coding sequence ATGAAAAAATGCCTGCAACTCGCCATGGTATCTTTCGTTTTTACCCTCATGTTCAGCCTGACCGCCGGGGCGGCCGTAACCATCAAGTTCGCCCACGGCGGCAGCACCGAGCACCAGTACCACATCGGCGCGGGGTTCTTCAAAAAAGCCGTTGAGGAACTTTCCAACAACGAAATCGTCGTGCAGATCTTCCCCCAGGGGCAGCTCGGGAGCGAACGCGACGCCATTGAGGGCGTGCGCATGGGCACCATTGAAATGGCGGGCGTCGCCGCTGTCGGCCCCCTGCCCAGCTTTGTGCCGGAAATGAGCGTGCTCAGCTATCCGTATGTTCTGCAAACCCGCAAGCAGGCCTATGCGGTTCTTGACGGCCCCTTCGGCCAGGAACTCAACAAACTGATCTCCGGGAAGAAACTGATAAACCTGTGCTTCTGGGAAGTGGGCTTCCGCCATTTCACCTCCAACACCAAGGCGATCAAAACGCCCGCCGACCTGAAGAACCAGAAGATCCGCGTGCAGGAATCCAAGTCCTGGATGGAATTCATCAAGATGCTCGGCGGCGTGCCGACCCCCATCCCCTTCGGGGAACTGTACAGCGCCCTGCAGCAGGGCGTGGTTGACGGCCAGGAAAACCCCATCGCCACCATTTACTCCATGCGCTACTATGAAGTGCAGAAGTTCGTCTCCCTTGACGGGCACACCTATGAACCCGTCGCGGTGCTCATCAACCCGAACTTCTTCAACAAGCTCAGCGACAAGCATAAAAATATCGTGATCGCGGCCGCGAACACGGCCCGAGACCTGCAGCGCGCCGAACTGGAGCGCCTTGACGCCGAACGCATCGAAGTCATCAAGAAGGCCGGCGTGACCATCGAAGAAAAGCCCGACGTGGCCGCCTTCATGGAAGCGACCAAGGACTTCGGCAAAATCCTGGACATGGTTCCGGCCGAGCTGGTCCAGAAGTTCAAGGACGCTGCCGCCGCCGCGAAGTAA
- a CDS encoding Tripartite ATP-independent periplasmic transporter DctQ component produces MKIFERFFMWVSGASLTIVFLVTFFQVIQRYLFSISLPWATDIIRIFFIYSVFCGMCVGIIRKTHLNIDVVLQLVSARVKIMFGIISNCIVMFFLATVMRYSISFIELNADQTTPYILFPMSYVYAIFPVTIVIMLAALLLDTYRSLRTFAGKEEGAA; encoded by the coding sequence ATGAAAATTTTTGAGCGTTTTTTTATGTGGGTCAGCGGCGCGTCGCTCACGATAGTGTTTCTGGTCACCTTTTTCCAGGTGATCCAGCGCTACCTGTTCAGCATATCCTTGCCCTGGGCCACGGACATCATCCGGATATTCTTTATCTATTCCGTGTTCTGCGGGATGTGCGTCGGCATCATCCGCAAGACCCATCTGAACATCGACGTGGTGCTCCAGCTCGTATCGGCCAGGGTCAAGATCATGTTCGGCATCATCTCGAATTGCATCGTCATGTTCTTCCTGGCCACGGTCATGCGGTACAGCATTTCCTTCATTGAGCTCAACGCCGACCAGACCACGCCGTATATTCTGTTCCCCATGAGCTATGTATACGCCATTTTCCCGGTAACCATCGTGATCATGCTTGCCGCCCTGCTGCTTGACACATACCGGTCGCTCCGCACGTTCGCGGGCAAAGAGGAGGGCGCGGCATGA
- a CDS encoding TRAP transporter, DctM subunit, with the protein MIWIVLLFGVFLFGVPISFGLGFTTLVGLLGTDLPLEILAQRMFVGVDNFTYIAIPLFILAGNLMAIGGISRRITDFSLTVVGHMAGGLGMVVIVASMIFAAVTGSAIAATAAIGGVLMYELTRSGYSAPYSATLVAVSGSIGPIIPPSIPLVIYGVIVSSSIAKLFMGGLVPGLLMGFMLMLFNYFISKKRGYVGRAYRCSFQEMLAGLKDAILALVMPFIIIGGIVTGVFTPTESAATAVAYAFAVGGLVYRELTWKSIWEAIVDAAIMNGIILTVLMTASLFIWFMTVKMIPQEVTAMLTTFITSKWGALLMMNVVLLVAGTFIDTISALTIFVPLFLPLVKAFDIDLIHFGVVVTVNLTIGMCTPPLGVCLFVAAGIAKISLREMLKDLGIMLLPLLIVLGLITYIPALVTGIPDLLGL; encoded by the coding sequence ATGATCTGGATAGTCCTTCTTTTCGGCGTTTTCCTTTTTGGGGTGCCCATCTCCTTCGGGCTCGGCTTTACCACGCTCGTGGGCCTTCTGGGCACGGACCTGCCCCTGGAAATCCTCGCCCAGCGCATGTTCGTCGGGGTGGACAACTTTACCTACATAGCCATTCCGCTGTTCATTCTCGCGGGCAACCTCATGGCCATCGGCGGCATTTCACGCCGCATCACGGACTTTTCCCTGACCGTGGTCGGGCACATGGCCGGCGGGCTCGGCATGGTGGTCATTGTGGCCTCCATGATCTTCGCCGCGGTTACGGGCTCGGCCATCGCGGCGACCGCGGCGATCGGCGGCGTGCTCATGTACGAGCTGACCCGGTCGGGCTATTCCGCGCCGTATTCCGCGACGCTGGTGGCTGTTTCCGGGTCCATCGGCCCGATCATCCCGCCGAGCATCCCCCTGGTCATCTATGGTGTCATCGTCAGCTCGTCCATTGCCAAGCTGTTCATGGGCGGGCTGGTGCCCGGCCTCTTGATGGGCTTCATGCTGATGCTATTCAACTACTTCATCAGCAAAAAACGGGGCTATGTGGGCCGCGCCTACCGCTGCTCCTTCCAGGAAATGCTGGCGGGGCTGAAGGACGCCATTCTCGCCCTGGTCATGCCGTTCATCATTATCGGCGGCATCGTTACCGGCGTCTTCACCCCCACGGAATCCGCGGCCACGGCCGTGGCCTACGCCTTTGCCGTGGGCGGCCTGGTTTACCGGGAACTGACCTGGAAGAGCATCTGGGAAGCCATTGTGGACGCCGCCATCATGAACGGCATCATCCTGACCGTTCTGATGACCGCGAGCCTGTTCATCTGGTTCATGACCGTGAAAATGATTCCCCAGGAAGTCACGGCCATGCTGACCACCTTCATCACCAGCAAGTGGGGCGCGCTCCTGATGATGAACGTCGTGCTCCTGGTCGCCGGCACCTTCATCGACACAATCAGCGCGCTGACCATTTTCGTGCCGCTGTTCCTGCCCCTGGTCAAGGCGTTCGACATCGACCTTATCCACTTCGGCGTGGTGGTCACGGTAAACCTGACCATCGGCATGTGTACGCCGCCGCTCGGCGTGTGCCTGTTCGTCGCGGCGGGGATCGCCAAAATTTCCCTGCGCGAGATGCTTAAGGATCTGGGCATCATGCTGCTTCCGTTGCTGATCGTTCTGGGGCTCATCACCTATATACCCGCGCTTGTCACCGGGATCCCGGACCTGCTGGGGCTTTGA
- a CDS encoding Variant SH3 domain-containing protein (fragment): MLDKIFIQSGYFMKYIVIKTHRSEYPDPLSFRKGTLLTIGEKYDGPEAWEDWYFCAAPGHAGGWVPRRVIEPLGDGTGRALEDYSARELDVD; this comes from the coding sequence ATGCTTGACAAAATTTTTATACAAAGCGGGTACTTCATGAAGTATATCGTCATCAAGACGCACCGCAGCGAATATCCGGATCCTCTCAGCTTCCGCAAAGGAACCTTGCTTACCATTGGGGAAAAATATGACGGCCCCGAGGCGTGGGAAGACTGGTACTTTTGCGCCGCGCCCGGCCATGCGGGCGGCTGGGTTCCCCGGCGGGTCATTGAACCGCTCGGTGACGGCACGGGCCGGGCTTTGGAAGATTACAGCGCGCGCGAGTTGGATGTGGACTAA